The following are encoded in a window of Castanea sativa cultivar Marrone di Chiusa Pesio chromosome 5, ASM4071231v1 genomic DNA:
- the LOC142637498 gene encoding WEB family protein At1g12150, which produces MVNICMKDRQKVPPDSSRMEVGEIDTRAPFQSVKAAVSLFGEVAVSRDKSAVRKSKLSSENVLDKETQLLLAQNELNEIKQHLLKTQCTKTRALTELEKAKRTVQDLTTKLKSVNESKQSLIEAAEALKNKPKNLEVEKSRNAIGHEAWKQELDYARKEYTTIVTELDSAKQELNKIRQDFDAALEAKLAAFQQGAEAKRSVNINTKKASELSKEIAAMQSSIQHLKHATPQAQQEHSKIVAEKDACIKSFKSAKEEVEKKVLSLKKEVDPESDRNLEAKFAETSAEIEVLQEEMKKAHTSEMDSVRVVTSELNKSTKTLQKLAEEESSLRKSVSSLRLELEDVKKEQAELKEKEVAEESLAAKLNTEVQNSKAVAELKLQQLLSEAENAKREAEEMKRNANELRQEAEAARIASEEAEKILELALRKAEEAKAAEKRALDGMRILSEKKNTLHSLNSDSAPTIKLSLKRFDSLSRKAQESINLAEKQELAAMTQLEAISASKNEADSKLEANLKEIDEMKTATKIALTKAEMAESAKTMVEGELRRWRQQEKIGSSEASSFKEDSGRLSGSTPLLL; this is translated from the exons ATGGTCAATATCTGCATGAAAGATCGCCAAAAGGTTCCTCCAGATTCTTCGAGGATGGAGGTGGGAGAGATCGACACCAGGGCACCTTTCCAATCTGTCAAAGCTGCTGTTAGTCTATTTGGTGAAGTAGCTGTCTCTAGGGACAAATCTGCTGTCAGGAAGTCAAAACTTTCTTCAGAG AATGTACTGGACAAGGAGACACAACTTCTATTGGCCCAGAATGAACTAAACGAGATTAAGCAACATCTATTGAAGACACAATGTACAAAAACTCGGGCACTTACAGAGCTTGAAAAGGCTAAGAGAACAGTGCAAGATTTGACCACCAAGCTCAAATCTGTAAATGAGTCCAAGCAATCATTAATTGAAGCTGCAGAAGCTTTGAAGAATAAACCCAAGAACCTTGAAGTGGAAAAATCAAGAAATGCCATTGGACATGAAGCTTGGAAACAAGAACTGGATTATGCAAGAAAGGAGTACACAACCATTGTTACTGAACTTGATTCTGCAAAGCAAGAGCTCAACAAAATTCGGCAGGATTTTGATGCTGCCTTGGAAGCAAAATTGGCTGCATTCCAACAAGGAGCAGAAGCTAAGCGTTCTGTAAACATTAACACAAAAAAGGCTAGTGAGCTTTCAAAGGAAATTGCAGCAATGCAATCATCAATTCAACATCTAAAGCATGCCACCCCACAAGCCCAACAAGAACACTCAAAGATTGTGGCGGAAAAGGATGCCTgcataaaatcattcaaatctGCCAAGGAAGAAGTAGAGAAAAAAGTGTTGTCCTTGAAAAAAGAGGTTGATCCTGAATCAGATAGAAATTTAGAGGCTAAATTTGCAGAAACAAGTGCAGAGATTGAAGTCCTACAAGAGGAGATGAAGAAGGCACATACTTCTGAAATGGATAGTGTGAGAGTTGTAACCTCAGAGCTCAACAAATCCACAAAGACACTGCAGAAACTTGCTGAAGAAGAAAGCTCTCTTCGAAAATCAGTGAGTTCCCTTCGGCTGGAACTGGAGGATGTGAAGAAAGAGCAGGCTGAATTGAAGGAGAAGGAAGTGGCAGAAGAATCCTTAGCTGCTAAGCTGAATACTGAAGTACAGAATAGCAAGGCAGTGGCAGAACTGAAACTCCAGCAGCTATTATCAGAAGCTGAAAATGCCAAACGGGAAGCAGAAGAGATGAAGAGAAATGCTAATGAGCTGAGGCAAGAAGCTGAAGCCGCCAGAATTGCATCAGAGGAAGCAGAGAAAATACTAGAACTTGCCTTGAGAAAGGCTGAGGAAGCAAAGGCAGCTGAAAAGAGGGCCCTTGATGGGATGAGGATTTTATCTGAGAAAAAGAATACTCTTCACTCTTTGAACTCAGATTCTGCTCCCACGATCAAGTTGTCATTGAAGCGGTTCGACTCCTTGAGTAGGAAAGCCCAGGAGTCTATAAATTTAGCTGAAAAGCAAGAGCTAGCTGCCATGACTCAGTTAGAAGCAATCAGTGCAAGTAAAAATGAAGCAGATAGCAAGTTGGAGGCCAATCTGAAAGAAATTGATGAAATGAAGACTGCAACCAAGATAGCTCTGACAAAAGCAGAGATGGCAGAGTCAGCAAAAACAATGGTCGAGGGTGAACTACGGAGGTGGCGACAACAAGAAAAAATTGGGAGTTCTGAAGCTTCTTCTTTTAAAGAGGATTCAGGGAGGTTGTCAGGGTCAACCCCCCTACTGCTTTAG
- the LOC142636252 gene encoding phosphatidylinositol/phosphatidylcholine transfer protein SFH1-like isoform X2, whose translation MLLDSLNWRVQSEIDNILAKPIVPTDLYRAVRDSQLIGLSGYSKEGLPVFAIGVGLSTFDKASVNYYVQSHIQINEYRDCVILPSASKKYGRPITTCVKVLDMTGLKLSALSQIKLLTIISTIDDLNYPEKTHTYYVVNVPYIFSACWKVVKPLLQERTRKKIQVLPGCGRDELLKIMDYASLPHFCRKEGSGSSRHSENGYENCFSLDHHFHQQLYNYIKQQASIRERVAPIKHGSFHVDLPEPVAEGTEIAKTIESELHKFGNGNGISGSLNGLKINSD comes from the exons ATG TTGTTGGATAGTTTAAACTGGAGGGTACAGAGTGAGATTGACAACATCTTAGCA AAACCCATAGTCCCTACTGATCTGTACAGAGCAGTGCGTGATTCACAGCTCATTGGACTGTCAGGTTACTCAAAAGAG GGACTGCCTGTCTTTGCAATTGGTGTTGGGCTCAGCACATTTGACAAAGCATCT gtgAACTACTATGTGCAGTCACACATTCAAATCAATGAATATCGGGACTGTGTAATTTTG CCTTCTGCATCTAAAAAATATGGGCGGCCTATTACCACTTGTGTAAAAGTTTTGGACATGACTGGCCTAAAGCTTTCAGCACTGAGTCAGATTAAG TTATTGACAATTATATCAACTATTGATGACTTGAACTACCCAGAGAAGACACATACATATTACGTTGTAAATGTTCCATATATATTTTCTGCATGTTGGAAG GTTGTCAAGCCACTTTTGCAAGAGAGGACAAGGAAGAAGATTCAGGTCTTGCCAGGTTGTGGACGAGATGAGCTCTTGAAG ATAATGGATTATGCTTCTCTCCCACATTTCTGTAGAAAAGAAGGCTCTGGATCATCTCGGCATTCAGAGAATGGATATGAAAATTGCTTTTCCTTGGACCATCACTTCCATCAACAGCTCTACAATTACATCAAGCAGCAAGCTTCAATACGTGAACGTGTTGCGCCCATAAAACATGGTTCTTTTCACGTGGATCTGCCTGAACCTGTTGCAGAAGGAACGGAGATTGCTAAAACCATAGAATCTGAGTTACATAAGTTTGGGAACGGGAATGGGATATCTGGCTCGCTAAATGGGCTCAAGATTAACAGTGATTGA
- the LOC142636252 gene encoding phosphatidylinositol/phosphatidylcholine transfer protein SFH1-like isoform X1 → MGIASQEVIRQLQALIDQVEEPLKKTYQNVHQGYPTETLARFLKAREWNVAKAHKMLLDSLNWRVQSEIDNILAKPIVPTDLYRAVRDSQLIGLSGYSKEGLPVFAIGVGLSTFDKASVNYYVQSHIQINEYRDCVILPSASKKYGRPITTCVKVLDMTGLKLSALSQIKLLTIISTIDDLNYPEKTHTYYVVNVPYIFSACWKVVKPLLQERTRKKIQVLPGCGRDELLKIMDYASLPHFCRKEGSGSSRHSENGYENCFSLDHHFHQQLYNYIKQQASIRERVAPIKHGSFHVDLPEPVAEGTEIAKTIESELHKFGNGNGISGSLNGLKINSD, encoded by the exons ATGGGTATTGCTTCTCAGGAAGTGATCAGGCAGTTGCAAGCACTAATAGATCAAG TTGAGGAGCCATTGAAGAAAACATATCAG AATGTTCATCAAGGGTATCCAACTGAAACTTTAGCACGTTTCCTAAAAGCAAGGGAGTGGAATGTTGCCAAAGCTCACAAAATG TTGTTGGATAGTTTAAACTGGAGGGTACAGAGTGAGATTGACAACATCTTAGCA AAACCCATAGTCCCTACTGATCTGTACAGAGCAGTGCGTGATTCACAGCTCATTGGACTGTCAGGTTACTCAAAAGAG GGACTGCCTGTCTTTGCAATTGGTGTTGGGCTCAGCACATTTGACAAAGCATCT gtgAACTACTATGTGCAGTCACACATTCAAATCAATGAATATCGGGACTGTGTAATTTTG CCTTCTGCATCTAAAAAATATGGGCGGCCTATTACCACTTGTGTAAAAGTTTTGGACATGACTGGCCTAAAGCTTTCAGCACTGAGTCAGATTAAG TTATTGACAATTATATCAACTATTGATGACTTGAACTACCCAGAGAAGACACATACATATTACGTTGTAAATGTTCCATATATATTTTCTGCATGTTGGAAG GTTGTCAAGCCACTTTTGCAAGAGAGGACAAGGAAGAAGATTCAGGTCTTGCCAGGTTGTGGACGAGATGAGCTCTTGAAG ATAATGGATTATGCTTCTCTCCCACATTTCTGTAGAAAAGAAGGCTCTGGATCATCTCGGCATTCAGAGAATGGATATGAAAATTGCTTTTCCTTGGACCATCACTTCCATCAACAGCTCTACAATTACATCAAGCAGCAAGCTTCAATACGTGAACGTGTTGCGCCCATAAAACATGGTTCTTTTCACGTGGATCTGCCTGAACCTGTTGCAGAAGGAACGGAGATTGCTAAAACCATAGAATCTGAGTTACATAAGTTTGGGAACGGGAATGGGATATCTGGCTCGCTAAATGGGCTCAAGATTAACAGTGATTGA